The genomic stretch GCCATGCTTTTTTGatacaacaaaatgaaaacatacgTGAAAACATGTTCAATAAACAAGGTACAGTACAATTCATTTTACCCTCAATTCATGCCATATGCTCTTAACAGAATGTTTAGTAGTGATTGTGAAACAAAAGAACTAAGACATAAGGGGCGCAGAACCTGAGGCAAGACTCAATTCATTTTCATACAGGTTCAGCAAAAAGACGGGCACTTGCAACACATTTATGCAAAGaataagcaaagaaaaaaaCTACACAAGAAAAGCCAGATTAGCTAATAAGAGATCCGGTAAGAGATCTCAATGCTAAGTGCCCATAAAATCTTGCCTCAAAAGTTAGGTTTATTATCTAGatttaaattacataaatagaaaaaaagaaggaaaaaagagagagagagagcagcaaCAGTTGAAGAAGAGATCGTGTCAGTTGTTGAAGTTTAGGGTTTAAGGGGGAATGAAGCATACACCAAAGTCAAATTTGTTTTACGAAAGAAAATTTCAAGGATAGATTGAAGTCCTAGTAAGCATCTGCAAAGTCCACAAGACTATTGTCTCATGTGTAGGCAAAGACAAAACAAGACATGTTAGCCCATTTATTTCATGACTTGTGAGTTGCTTACTGGCTTAGGTTTTTGGCCAAGAATGGTCTAAGTGAGTGTGCAAGAATTCGACAGCCATTCAAAGATTTCCACAAAGTATGCAGACGAAACATGCACACAATGTCCCTTGCAATATTGAGATCAGGATTGAAATTTTCATAAGCCATCCTAGGATGCGTGGGATAATTGTGCCCACACAGAGCAAGAGATTCCAAGAGATCCAGTCAAGTTCCCACCATAGCCAAATGTGTAATAACCGTGCCCACAATGCCTAGATGGTAAGCACCATAGGATGATCATAGAAAAACAAGGCTAATGTAGCACAAAGAAACTGATATTTTTATGGGATTCATGCCTAGTTATTCTAGCAACTCAACGAGGGCAAAATTTCTTGAGGATTGCCATTCAAATCTGAAACAAAAGGCAATTAATCAAGGAATACTTGCTCACATTAGAATTCTTTCTATAATTATCATGCAATCACTACAATTAATCAATCAAGATTCCTAACCAGCACATATTCAGCATTCTAGAGCTTGATACTGATGGATGGACTTGAGACCTTGTTCGTCCATTAACTTTCAAGCCTTCAAGCTACAAGGAACAAGATTCTTGCCCTTTTGGTTACTTGAACCATTAATAAAACTTAGGAAACAATACTCAGCAAGCAGCTAAGTATGACAGAACGCAGCTAAGTATGACAGAACGGGGTTGATTAAGAAGCATCTCATCAAACTCAAGCAGGGGTTGAATCACCTCTAATGAGCTAAGGCAGAAGCATCCTCCTTGCATGCAGAGGCATAGGTGAGAAGGAAGACAGAGAAGAACCTAGTTTCAGCACCCACAACTAGCATAGGGCACAAACCTTTGTAATCACCTGCTCATGAATAGCAGGTTTCAATTGGACCAAGGGCTTGTACATTTCCCAATTTGGGTTTTTTTCCCTATAAAATTGCATATTTTGtcctctttacttttcaattttcaaaaaattttattctattttgtgGATTTTTTATTCTTCCGTCTTTCAAATCCAATCTCCACAGACTGAGGTTTCTTCAACATTATccaacttaatttttatttaaggctTCCGTTCATGCTACTCACCCATTCAGAACCCTTAGGTGACCGTATCAGAGCAGGGTGCTCAGTTTTTTTATCATGAGTGTGGTCTTCAGGCATGTTTtgcacttaatttttttttttagaagaatagATATGCCAGACAAGAATACACAAGCCAAGGATTCATTGTGCGTGACAAATGGTAAAAGATGAATACTCGTTACAATGTGAGATATACTTACCAAGGATGCCATGTGCATGATCCAAGGTGTCAGGGTCAGAAACTGAAGTTTTTACATCCTTATCAGATGTGACAGCAACAGAAGATTCTGGTGACTCCTCTACTGTGCTCTTTGAATTTGGAGAACCAACAGATTCATAACCAGGCAAGCCAAGATGgccattttcaatttctaattCTGATACTGTTTCCAATGGAATTTGACTAGGAACTTCTGCAAAATCCACCCTATCAACAAACGAATTTGGCATGCTATCTTCCACCCTTTTAGAAGCCTCAAGGGTAAATGCTGATTCTTCTTGATTCGAGATACTACTTCTGTCATTTTGGAAGGCTTCACCATCTGCATATGAAGCAGAATTTACAATATTTGAAAAGCTAGCAACTGCACTCTCTCCTGCATTAATGTTTACATTATTGGTTGACAATTCTGACATGGCAGGAAACATTGTTCCACACTGATTGTTGCATACAACTTCAACACATGTACCATCCAGTCCTGCACTTTCTGAAGCTGATAATTGTTCAAGAAGTGTTATATCTGTCACACCTATGGCCTCATTCTCAACAGGGTTGACAGCTGCCTCAAAACTTTCTTCGTGCATGTTTGTCACAAGACCCAAACTTTGGGAAGCATGATTCAAATTTCCTGACAAAGAAGATCCTGTGCGTTGGTGCTTTGTGTCTATTTTGCACCTGCATGTTTCAACATTAGATTTACTGCCACTTAACTGTTTTTGCACATGACTCTCTGTCTGTCTAGCTAAGCCCAAGTCGAGAGACGTTGATGCAGAGAGACTGCCCTTACCAAGAGAGTTTCTTATGCTAGATGTACCATCTCTCACATAGAATGGATCACCATAAGCTATACTAGTAGCATTAAATGTCCTGCCCCGGACAACAGGCCCATTGCCGCTGTTTGACCTCTTCAGCAGAACAGAAATGCCTGCACCTTCTGAAAAATCCAGCGTTGAACTTGAGCTCTGTATTTGCTGAGTCACATCAGCACCATCAGATGTGTTATAACCAACAGTTGGTTGACCTATCACCTGCTGATTTGCTAAACTACAGACTTCTTCCTCTTCCAGTTTCCGTGCAAGAAAGTTTTCAGACGACACACTCAAGCCCAATTTGGCACAGGAAGTCCGGCTTCCATGAACATTCTCTTCACATGGAGTAGCTGTTGTTTTGGCAATCACTTCTGAAGATCCAGGCATGGCTATTAGAGGCTCCATTGCATCAAATGACATATGTTTGCTTAAGGAAGTCTGGCTTCCATGAACATTCTCTTCACATGGAGTAGCTGTTGTTTTGGAAATCACTTCTGAAGATCCAGGCATGGCTATTAGAGGCTCCATTGCATCAAATGACATACGTTTTTTTAAGATCCTGACCGACTGACTTGGGAAGTTATCAGAAATAATAATGGTTGGCACTGGACTAATGGCAGACAAAGGTTCATCTGACCTCCTGCAGTCCGGGCAGAGTTTCAAATCTTCCTCAGTTGATCCCATGGCATCATAATTACAGCCACATCTTGAACATAATGTCATCCCCTTGATTTGCAGAACTTCAGAGCTTTCCATGCTATGGTAGTAAAAATTTTCAAAGCCATCAAGTTGGAAATCAACTCCGGCACCTTCCCTAGAATCACCATGCTGAACATCAGACGGCCCATCATGGACTGCAGGACTCGTAGCCTGGTTTTCAGGATATGCTATATTTCCACATTCACCAGCCATATCATCCTGGTTCTGGTTGTTCCCCTCAGCATCATGTGCACCAGTAGTACCATGATCAAACCCTGCATTACTGCTAGTTGGGACCAAGGATGTTCCAGATGTCAAAGCACAATTCGCAGCAGCACTAGCTTTTCCAACATAAAAGGTAGAACTGGGCACGCTAGATAAGAGTGGCCTGAACATATATTGAGAACCTTTCTTCTGACCCTACAAAAAAGATTTAATAGAAATTTCCCCCTTCAGATGTATCTTGCTCTGACTTATGCATGAACAATCCTCACAATAAGGCCCATGAAATATTAGCTTTTGGTTTTCCTTAGATCAAGCAACAATCTCTAAGCTTTGCTGTTCGGTATTAGTTGGACAAGGACTTTTAGGTTTCACTAAGCCATTGCTGATCTATAAGTTATTCCCATATGATATATGTACTATTGCCAAAATGCCATATaatagtgatgatgatgatcataaCCATAACAACAATAGTAATTGATAAATTACTAGAACACGCACCATTGAATCAATTACACCAGCTCAAATGCTAACTTTTTTCAATTGTTCAAAAACCAAGGAATATGTTACAATGTCCTGTTCTAGAGTTTATATGTTTCTTGTGAAAACCACATTAGTTTCTTGCTTTTTCTCTATCTTCTCACCAACTACATTAAATGTTGTTTGTTTTGCACTTGAGTCTATAAACTATAAGGAGTCTTGTGTCAACCTTTGAACTATACAGTTATGCATTCTTTGTTCAAAACCACAAGGCTTGTGTAATTTGCCCAAAATACAGACATGACTGATTTTTCTAGTGTtagattgataaaaatataaccATCATAAAACCTTGTTTCaatccaaaaagaaatagataatAAGTACCATTTGTCGAAGTGCTGAGTCAAAGGATCTCTTTGGAGCAGAACTTGATAATCCTGTTCGAATGGGCTTCTTGGAAAAGGCTGCAGCTCTATTCATTGGGAATGAACCAACTCTCCTTGAAGCTGAGCAGTCTGAGCTAATCATGGGAATGGATTGTAGAGAATCTAAATCATCATCACCGGATGATGTTACAGAACCTTTACTGTGGGAACTAAGTAGGTCCTGACTGTGTGATGAACTGACACTTCTAGAAGCAGTTGGAGGCATTGACTGTCTCCCAGATTTGTAGGATGAATCCCTCCTAGTCCTGGATACTGGTGAGGGATCCCTCAGATATGATGCTGGTCGATCAGCCAATGAAATACGCAGGTTAACAGATGCATCAGATGAGTAACCTGGAAGGTTGGTCTGCCATGACCTTACTTTTGGTGATGCTGAGTTTCCTCGACTTTTATTTAGTGGGGAGGTGCCTCTTGCCCCAGATGAGGACATGGTACCACCAGATCCCACACTTGTCCTTTTAGGAGTGGGTGTGGAAGACCTTGGAGCAGGTGGTGATGGTTTACTTGGTGGAGGAGATGATCTCTGTGATGGTGTAGCACAGTGTAAATTAGGTGGTGGACCAGAATGGGGTGCTGAAGACGGCCTTCCCCTCATCTGGAAAGTGCTTTTGCCAGACCGAGGAGATGGGCTTAATCGATTTGGACTCGCACTACCTCTACTACTTCTGTTACTCTTGTCCATCTGTAATTGGATAACGATTAGTCCAACCCATTGTTGCACTAAAAATGGTAAAACAAAATGACATAACAATGCTAAGAGAGACCATGCGCAGATATAAGTAGACAAAAGATGAAAATTCATCCTATTGACTTGAATAAATGACTTACTGTGGATGATCTTGAGATAGCAATGGGTTGACTTCGTGGTCTTCCCCTTTGTGGAACTGAGACCGGAGACGTCTCGTCATtcaaagaagggaagagaggtGTATCAGGAGGAGTTAATAACCTTCAGTTAACAACAACAAATTTTAGATCAAACCCAAGAGATTGAGGTAGCAAAATCCCGTGTAAAgcatttgtatttcaaaaaaatgataACCATTTATTCTATATTACTAAATATAGTTTGTAACATGACTATTTATTGATGTCATACTTTCGAATTTCATGGTCACAAATTTGATGTCGGCTGCATTTAATATAAACAACTTCCTCCAgctcaaattttatttaaagaaaaattgttgAGCAAATTCGACATAGAATTTTGTAACATAAACAGAATGGCCAACTTAGCAGATAGCACCATAACAAATCTATGACCCTCCAGATGTGTCATATGAAACAGACTGCTCAAGGTGTAAATTTTGtgctctctcttttttttaatacttctatcttcttgttcttctaaGACAATTTGAGTTCACAATTCACAAATACGATCGACTAAATGGTGTAAAGCTTTCAggacaagaaaatgagaaatatcaCCTACCACTCATAGTCATTCTTCTCCCCATCTGCATTAAGC from Diospyros lotus cultivar Yz01 chromosome 9, ASM1463336v1, whole genome shotgun sequence encodes the following:
- the LOC127810306 gene encoding uncharacterized protein LOC127810306 isoform X1: MPPSPALRCSPGTELRGDNHLLMREKDDDLTLFKEMQTRESDYFLLQSNDEFEDMFSTKLRYFSDCNLGLSIPARGESSDLLNADGEKNDYEWLLTPPDTPLFPSLNDETSPVSVPQRGRPRSQPIAISRSSTMDKSNRSSRGSASPNRLSPSPRSGKSTFQMRGRPSSAPHSGPPPNLHCATPSQRSSPPPSKPSPPAPRSSTPTPKRTSVGSGGTMSSSGARGTSPLNKSRGNSASPKVRSWQTNLPGYSSDASVNLRISLADRPASYLRDPSPVSRTRRDSSYKSGRQSMPPTASRSVSSSHSQDLLSSHSKGSVTSSGDDDLDSLQSIPMISSDCSASRRVGSFPMNRAAAFSKKPIRTGLSSSAPKRSFDSALRQMGQKKGSQYMFRPLLSSVPSSTFYVGKASAAANCALTSGTSLVPTSSNAGFDHGTTGAHDAEGNNQNQDDMAGECGNIAYPENQATSPAVHDGPSDVQHGDSREGAGVDFQLDGFENFYYHSMESSEVLQIKGMTLCSRCGCNYDAMGSTEEDLKLCPDCRRSDEPLSAISPVPTIIISDNFPSQSVRILKKRMSFDAMEPLIAMPGSSEVISKTTATPCEENVHGSQTSLSKHMSFDAMEPLIAMPGSSEVIAKTTATPCEENVHGSRTSCAKLGLSVSSENFLARKLEEEEVCSLANQQVIGQPTVGYNTSDGADVTQQIQSSSSTLDFSEGAGISVLLKRSNSGNGPVVRGRTFNATSIAYGDPFYVRDGTSSIRNSLGKGSLSASTSLDLGLARQTESHVQKQLSGSKSNVETCRCKIDTKHQRTGSSLSGNLNHASQSLGLVTNMHEESFEAAVNPVENEAIGVTDITLLEQLSASESAGLDGTCVEVVCNNQCGTMFPAMSELSTNNVNINAGESAVASFSNIVNSASYADGEAFQNDRSSISNQEESAFTLEASKRVEDSMPNSFVDRVDFAEVPSQIPLETVSELEIENGHLGLPGYESVGSPNSKSTVEESPESSVAVTSDKDVKTSVSDPDTLDHAHGILESSIVTVDGHVGPEVRSLTLEEATDAILFCSSIIHNLAYEAATTAIEKENSVPLEVSRPMVTILGNSHSDRKNPQERAAAKRASKARWARQMPEETDPKPPPSGNAKADASTTRMVGVRDGNESLKPPQKLESKCNCTVM
- the LOC127810306 gene encoding uncharacterized protein LOC127810306 isoform X2 — protein: MPPSPALRCSPGTELRGDNHLLMREKDDDLTLFKEMQTRESDYFLLQSNDEFEDMFSTKLRYFSDCNLGLSIPARGESSDLLNADGEKNDYEWLLTPPDTPLFPSLNDETSPVSVPQRGRPRSQPIAISRSSTMDKSNRSSRGSASPNRLSPSPRSGKSTFQMRGRPSSAPHSGPPPNLHCATPSQRSSPPPSKPSPPAPRSSTPTPKRTSVGSGGTMSSSGARGTSPLNKSRGNSASPKVRSWQTNLPGYSSDASVNLRISLADRPASYLRDPSPVSRTRRDSSYKSGRQSMPPTASRSVSSSHSQDLLSSHSKGSVTSSGDDDLDSLQSIPMISSDCSASRRVGSFPMNRAAAFSKKPIRTGLSSSAPKRSFDSALRQMGQKKGSQYMFRPLLSSVPSSTFYVGKASAAANCALTSGTSLVPTSSNAGFDHGTTGAHDAEGNNQNQDDMAGECGNIAYPENQATSPAVHDGPSDVQHGDSREGAGVDFQLDGFENFYYHSMESSEVLQIKGMTLCSRCGCNYDAMGSTEEDLKLCPDCRRSDEPLSAISPVPTIIISDNFPSQSVRILKKRMSFDAMEPLIAMPGSSEVISKTTATPCEENVHGSQTSLSKHMSFDAMEPLIAMPGSSEVIAKTTATPCEENVHGSRTSCAKLGLSVSSENFLARKLEEEEVCSLANQQVIGQPTVGYNTSDGADVTQQIQSSSSTLDFSEGAGISVLLKRSNSGNGPVVRGRTFNATSIAYGDPFYVRDGTSSIRNSLGKGSLSASTSLDLGLARQTESHVQKQLSGSKSNVETCRCKIDTKHQRTGSSLSGNLNHASQSLGLVTNMHEESFEAAVNPVENEAIGVTDITLLEQLSASESAGLDGTCVEVVCNNQCGTMFPAMSELSTNNVNINAGESAVASFSNIVNSASYADGEAFQNDRSSISNQEESAFTLEASKRVEDSMPNSFVDRVDFAEVPSQIPLETVSELEIENGHLGLPGYESVGSPNSKSTVEESPESSVAVTSDKDVKTSVSDPDTLDHAHGILVDGHVGPEVRSLTLEEATDAILFCSSIIHNLAYEAATTAIEKENSVPLEVSRPMVTILGNSHSDRKNPQERAAAKRASKARWARQMPEETDPKPPPSGNAKADASTTRMVGVRDGNESLKPPQKLESKCNCTVM